From the Planctomycetota bacterium genome, the window GCCGCGTCGACTTGGCCCGGGCCCGGCAGGTGCTCGACGAGGACCATTTCGACCTCAAGGACGTGAAGGACCGGATCCTGGAACACCTGGCGGTCCTTCAGCTCAACCCCGGCGCTCGGGCTCCGATTCTTTGCTTCGTGGGTCCCCCGGGGGTCGGCAAGACTTCGCTCGGCCAGTCGATCGCGCGGGCGCTCGGGCGCACGTTCGAACGGACCAGCCTTGGGGGACTTCACGACGAGGCGGAGCTCCGGGGGCACCGGCGCACCTACATCGGCGCCATGCCCGGGCGCATCCTGCAGGCGCTCCGGCGGGCCGGCGTGCGCAATCCCGTCCTCATGCTCGACGAAGTGGACAAGCTCGGGCAGGATTTCCGCGGGGATCCCGCGGCGGCGCTGCTCGAAATTCTGGACCCGGCCCAGAACGTCGCGTTCCGGGATAATTACCTGGACCTGCCGTTCGATCTTTCGCAGGTCTTCTTCATCACGACGGCCAATCGCACGGATACCATTCCGGCTCCGCTCCTGGACCGCATGGAGGTGCTCCGCCTGTCCGGCTACAGCGAGGAGGAGAAGCTCGAAATCGCCCGCCGGTACCTGATCGCGCGCCAGATCCGGGAAGCCGGCCTTCCTCCCGAACGCCTGAACCTGACGGACGAGGCGCTGCGTTACCTCGTGTCCCGCTACACCCGGGAAGCGGGAGTGAGGCAGCTCGAACGGACGATCGGGCGGCTCGCGCGGAAAATCGCCCGCGAAGTGGTGGAAGACCCCTCGCGGCCGTCGCGACCGCTCGGCGTTCCCGAGGTGCGCGCCCTTCTGGGCCGCGAAAGCGTCTTCCCCGAGGAGATCCGCCGGGAGCTTCCTGCCGGCGTGGCCCCGGGCCTGGCCTGGACGGAAACGGGCGGCGAGGTCCTCTACGTCGAAGCCGTCCGGCTTCCGGACCGGAAGGATCTCCTCGTCACCGGCCAAGTGGGGCCCGTCATGCAGGAGTCGGCGCGGGCCGCCTGGAGTTTCGTGCAGGCCCAGGCGGACCGGCTGGGGATCGACCGCGCGCTCTTCCGCAACGCGGGCGTTCACGTGCACGTTCCGGCGGGGGCGATCCCGAAGGACGGCCCTTCCGCGGGCGTCACCATTGCGGCGGCGCTTGCGTCGCTTTACACGGGGCGTCCGTGCCGGCACGATACGGCGATGACGGGAGAAATCACCTTGACGGGGCTCGTCCTTCCCGTGGGAGGCGTCAAGGAGAAGGTGCTGGCGGCGCGGCGCGCCGGCCTGCGGCGGGTGCTCCTGCCGCGGCAGAACCAGCCGGACCTCGAGGAGCTTCCCGGCGAGGTGCGGGCCGAAATGACGTTCGTTCCCGTGGACCGGATCGAGGAGGTCCTGGCCGAGGTCCTGGCGGCCGAACCGGCCGGCGGGCGCGCGGAGGTTCCGATCCGGCGCGGAAAGGTGGCCTGACGGATCTTCGGAGGAGACGATGGACGCGGGACGGATGCTCGTCGTGGCGGGGCTGCTCCTCGTTCTCGTCGGGCTGGGAATCTGGCTTCTCGAGCGCTCGGGATTCCGGGGGCTTCCCGGCGACCTGCGCTTCGAGTCGGGAAATCTCCGCGTTTACTTCCCCATCGTGACCTGCCTGGTGCTTTCGCTGATCCTCACGCTGGCGCTCTGGCTCTGGAACTGGTTCCAGCGCCGATAGGCGGGCCGTCAGAACGCGCGCCAGGTTCCGTTCTCGCGCTCCACCCGGACCCGCGCTCCGTAGAGCGCGGAGAGGTTTTCTTCCGTGAGGACGCGCCCGGGAGGGCCGTCCCGGAAGACGCGCCCGTCCTTGAGGAGCACCACCCGTCCGATCTCGGGAAAGAGATCCTCGAGCGCGTGCGTGACGAGGACGACGTGGGTTCCCGTCCGCGCCAGCCGCCGCAGCGCGCGGCGGAGCTCCCGCTGCGCGCGAAGGTCGAGGCTGGCGGCCGGCTCGTCCAGGACGAGCGCGCGCGGCCCGTGCACGAGCGCCCGGGCGATCAGAACCCGGCGGGCTTCGCCGGAGGACAGCTCATCCATGAAGCGGCCGGCCAGGTGGGCCGCCCCGAGGCGGGCCAGCGCCGCGCGCGCCCGCCGCTCCCGGGCGGGCGTCACCGGATGGTTCCGCCACAGCCCCACGGAGCTGTAGAAACCCGAGAGCACCGCCTCGAGCGCGCGGATCGGACGCGCGAACTCCCCCTGGAGATCCGCCGTGACGATGCCCAGGCGCCGGCGCAGCTCGAAAAGCTCCCAGCGGTCGCGGCCGAGGATCCGGACCTCGGCGGGCGTTCCGACGGCCGCCGGGTAAAGTTCGCGCGTCAGCAGCTTGACGAGGGAGGACTTGCCGGAACCGTTGGGGCCCAGGATCGCGACGTTCTCGCGCGCGCCGATGTCGAGGGTGAGGCGGTCGAGAACCCTTCGGCCGCCCCGCAGGAGCGAGACGTTCCGGAAGGAAAGAAGCGGCACGGAGTTCGCCATCGCCGGGGATCATATCCGGGGCCGCGCGTCCCGTCGAGCCCGGCCTCACCGATCCGACCAGAGCCGGAGCGCGCCGTCCTCGGACGCCGTGGCGACGAAACGTCCGCAGGGCGAAAATCCCACCTGCTTGATTTCGCCTTCGTGGGCGGACAGCGTGCGGACCTCGCGCCCGTCGCGCGCGTCCCAGAAGGACAGGCCGCCGGCGGCGTCGCCCGCGGCGGCCCAGCGGCCGTCGGGCGAGAACTCCGCCCACCCGAGAGGATCGGGCCGGGTGCGGACGGTCAGGACGGAAAGATCCGCCGCCCGCCAGACCCAAAGCCGTCCGGCCGTGTCGGCCGTCAGGAGCGTTTTTCCGTCGGGGCTCCAGGCCGCCGACATCACCAGGTGTCCCGGCCGCGCCGCCGCAAGCTCCGCGCCGGTGGCCGCGTTCCAGATCCGGAGTTCGCCGCGGTTGGTCGTGACGGCCACGCGGGAGCCGTCCGGCGACCAGGCCACCGAGAGGATATCTCCCTCGTGACCTCCCAGAAGAAGCACGGATCCGCCGGCCGCATCGCGGAGGCCCACTCCGTTTCGGAGGCGCCGCCAGGCCAGCCGTTTTCCGTCCGGGCTGAAGCGGACGGGGACATGGGTGATTCCGAACGCGGGCAGGGTTTCCCGTTCCAGGCCCCGTGCGATGTCCCAGATTTTGACCGACTTGTCCACCGAGCCCGAGGCCAGGAGGCGCCCGTCCGGGGAGAAGCTGAGGGAGACGACCTTGCCGCAGTGGCCGGCGAGCTCCGCGACCGGGCGGGGCTGAGCGAGGGTCCAGATTTTCACGTTTCCGTCGGCGCCTCCGGTGGCCAGGAGGCGGGCTCGGGCGACGAGGGCGAACGCTCCGAGCGGGGCGCCGTGGCCTTCGATCGAGGCCGCGCGCCGGAGGCGGTCCGGCTCCAGGCGCGCGATCCGTTCGACGGCCGACGCGTCCGCCGCCGGGGCCGCCAGAAGACCGGCGATGAGGGCCGCGAGCATGGGCGACATCCGGGGCCCGGAGGGCCCTTCAGAACTTTACCTTAAAGGACGGCGGTTTTGCGGTCTTTCTCGGCCGCGGGCGGCGAGGTGGGGGGCCGCCTCGGGACTTAACGGGGAAGGGGTGAGCCGGTAGAATTCCCTTCCGGGAGGGAACGGATGCTCGCTTGGCTCGCCGCCGTCCTGACGCTCGCCGTCCAGGAGAAGGCTTCACCCGCGTCCGCGACCCGAGTGACGGTCCTGACGGACGACGACTTTCACTTCGAAAGCGATCTGGAGGGGACGGACGCCTCCGTTTCGGTGGCCCGATACAAGGTGTCGATCGAAGTTTTCCGGATGGCCGGGCCGCAGGACCTCTTTCGGCTTTCGGTCGCGGGGGAGGCTCTCGAGTACGACTTCACGAACCTGAAGACGCTTCTGCCCGGCGCTCCGGAAGAGTTCGCCGAGGAGGTCGACGCCTACCGGATCGATCCCAGCTACACGCACGTCTTCGACGCGCACTGGAGCGGCGTTCTCTACGGCACGGTCGCCTGGGCGTTCGAGGAAGAGGGCCACATGCGCGAGTCGGCGACGGGGGCGCTGGGGATCGGCGCGTTCCACCGGTTCGGTCCCGATCTCACGCTGGGACTGGCGCTTCATGTCCAGTTCCGGATCGAGGATCATGAGTGGATTTACCCGTTGCCTTACGTCGAGTGGAAGATCTCCGAGTCGGCGCTTCTGCGCACCGAATCGAAGGCCGGCTACGGGCTGGCCTTCGAGCTGGCTCTCGACGAAGGCGGGGCGTTCGGCGTGGAATCGCGCCTCCGGTACCAGGGCCGCCGGATCCGGCTCCGCCGCGACCGGCCGATCTCGAACGGCATTCTCGACGATCAGCGCGCGCTGTGGGACATCGGCGTCCGCTGGCAGCCGCTGAGGAATCTGCGCGTCTCTTTGTACGCGGGCCTCGACGTCTGGCAGGAGTTCACGTTCGAGGACGAAACGGGGAGCAACCGGCTGGAACTGGAAACCGAAAGTTCCCCGTTCGTCGGCTTCTCGGCCAGCTGGCAGTTCTGACGGCCCCCGGGCGGAGGACCTACCGCTTGCCGCGGAAGCAGGAGCGGCAGTAAACCGGGCGGTCGCCGCGGGGCTTGAAGGGCAGGTCGCAGGGCCGGCCGCACTGAGCGCAGACGGCCTGGAACGTTTCGCGCGGGCCGAAGGAGCGCGCGGGGACGCCCGGGGGGCCGGCGTTGCCGGGCGCGCCGGCGGCGGCGCGGAGGGCGCGGGGCGGGCGGGGCCGGCGGCCGCGGTCCTCGTTGCGCATCCGGTTCATCTGGCGGCACACGGGGCACCGTTTGGGCTCGTTGCGCAACCCGAGCTGCGCGTGGTGCTGCTGCTGGCCCGCGGAGAAGACGAAGGACTCCCCGCAATCCTTGCAGGTGAGCTGCTTATCGACGTAGGTCATGGAAACCAGGATCCCCCATTCCGGCGACCGGGAGAAAACGCCGACCCTGATTAGAACGGATCGGGCGGGGGCGGGGCAACGGAAATCTGAGGCGCCCTACTCGGAGGGGTAGGCGCCCGGGTCGCGCACGAATTTCGCCAGGGCCGCCAGGCCGTCGCGGGACGGCGTGCAGTGGACCCACCAGCGGGCCTTCGTGCGCCGCACCAGCCCGGCGCGGGCCAGGTGCGCCACGCAGTGGGACACCGCCGGCTGTTTCATCCCCGACGCGCGGCAGATCTCCTCGATCGTGATCCCCCGGTCGCGCCCCGAGGCCCGGCGGCAGATGATCTGGTAGACCCGCCGGCGGTTGACGTTGGCCAAAGCCTTGAGGATCGTCGTCAGCGCGGAAGACATGGCTCACCCCCCCGGCCGGAAGCACCCGTCAGGAATATAGCCCATGGCGGGGCGGCGCGGGCGGCTCTTCGGCGTAGAGCGCGTCGATCACGGCGCGGTGCCGTTCCTCGACGATGCGGCGCCGGACCTTGAGGGTGGGCGTGACCTCGCCCCCCTCGATCGTGAAGTCCCGGTCCAGAAGCGCGAACTTCTTGATCTTCTCGAAGGGCGCCAGGCTGCGGTTCACCTCGTCCACGGCCTCCTGGATCTCCTCGCGCGTGGCGCCGGGAGCCGGGACGATGAGGGCGGCCGGGAACCTGCGGCGGTCCCCCACGACCACGGCGTTCAGGATCGCGCGGTGGAGCTTGAGGCGGTTCTCGATCGGCTGCGGCGCCACGTATTTCCCGCCCGCGGTCTTGAGGAGGTCCTTCTTGCGGTCCGTGATTTTCAGGAATCCCTCCTCGTCGAACTCGCCGATGTCGCCCGTGGCGAACCATCCGTCCCGCAGGACCTCGGCCGTCTCCGCGGGCTTGTTGTGGTACCCCTTCATGATGTTGGGCCCGCGCGCGAGGATCTCCCCGTCCGGCGCGATCCGGATCTCCACGCCGTCGAGCGGCTTGCCGACGGTTCCGAGCTTGATATCGCCGGGGCGGTTGAGCGTGAGGACGGGCGAGGTCTCCGTGAGCCCGTAGCCCTCGAGGATCGTGAATCCCAGCGAGAAGAGGTATTCCGCGACGTCCGGCGGGAGCGGCGCCCCGCCGGAGATGAAGTAGCGCATGCGGCCGCCGACCCGCGCCGCGAATTTGCGCAGTACAAGCCGCCGCGCCAGCGCGAACCTCAGGCGCAGGCCGAGGGGGACGGGCCGGCCGCGCCGCCGGAGGGCCGCTTCCTCCGCCCCCACCCGCCGAGCCCATTCGAAAAGCCGCCGCCTCCAGGGCGGAAGCGCCGCGACGGCCTCCCGGATGCGGGCGTAGACCTTCTCGTAGAAGCGCGGCACCGCTCCCATGACGGTGGGCCGCACCTCGAGGAGGTTGTCCGACACGCGGTCGATGTGTTCCGCGTAGGCGATCTGGGCGCCGTGGGCGAAGTAGGCGTAGTCGAGGATCCGCTCGAAGATGTGCGACAGCGGCAGGAAGGACAGGGCCACGTCCCCGGGCCCGAGGTCGAGCGGAGCGCACGCCGCCTTGAGATTGGAGACGAGGTTGCGGTGGGTGAGCATCACCCCTTTGGGCACGCCCGTCGTGCCCGACGTGTAAATGAGCGTCGCCAGATCCTCGGGGCTCACGCGGGCCTCCGGCGGGTCTCCCGCGGCCCGGCCGAGGAACGCTTCGAAGGGCTCGACCCCGGGCGCGGGGTCGAAGCTGACGACGGGCGGACCCGCTTTCACCTTGGCGGCCTGCTCCGCGTTTTCCACGAAGACCGCCCGGGCGCCGGAGTCCCGCAGGATGTAGTTTACGGGTTCCTCGGGAAGGGTCGTGTAGATCGGCACATCCGCCGCGCCGAGGAGCTGGCAGGCCCAGTCCACGACGGCCCACTCCACGCGGTTGTAGGAGAGGATCGCCACGCGGTCGCCGGGTCCGATCCCCGCGCCCGCCAGGGCCGCCGCGCAGGCGCGCACGCGGCGGTCGAACTCCGCCGTCGAAATGGCGCGCCACGCGCCGTCCGTCTTCTGGAGAAACCGGTCGGGGCGCGGAAAGTTCCGGATGCCTTCGCGGTACACCGCGTCCAGGGTCTCGGCGTTCATCCTTTTGAGTCTTGCAAAAGCGGTTGCCCCGATCAAGGCCGCCGCCTACGATGAGAACGTGAGTCGCGTGCGGCGCGTCCTGGCGGCGCTGCTCCTGGCGCCCTCGTTTGGGGGATGCTTTCTCCTTCCATCGGGGGAGCGCAGCCGCGTGGAGGAGGTTCCGGCCGAGCTGCGGCGGCCCGTGCTGGCCGTGCCGGCCGCGCCGGACCGGCATCCGTACGGGGACCGCAAGCGCCTGGAGGTGGGACAGTGGGCGCGCTATCGGGAGCCGCACCGGACGGTGACCTTCGCCGTCGTGGGCCGGGAAGGCGAGGACCTCTGGATCGAGGTGATCGATGAAGGACGCCCGCGCCTGGTGAGCGCCCGCAGGGTGGCGCCGGACGGGACGGTGCGGCGGGCGTTCTACGGCGAGGTGGATCCCGACGGAGCGCGATCGGCGGTGGAGCCGCAGCCTCTGGCGCAGCGGGACGGAGCGGGCCCTCCGCC encodes:
- a CDS encoding MarR family transcriptional regulator, with amino-acid sequence MSSALTTILKALANVNRRRVYQIICRRASGRDRGITIEEICRASGMKQPAVSHCVAHLARAGLVRRTKARWWVHCTPSRDGLAALAKFVRDPGAYPSE
- a CDS encoding ATP-binding cassette domain-containing protein, whose amino-acid sequence is MANSVPLLSFRNVSLLRGGRRVLDRLTLDIGARENVAILGPNGSGKSSLVKLLTRELYPAAVGTPAEVRILGRDRWELFELRRRLGIVTADLQGEFARPIRALEAVLSGFYSSVGLWRNHPVTPARERRARAALARLGAAHLAGRFMDELSSGEARRVLIARALVHGPRALVLDEPAASLDLRAQRELRRALRRLARTGTHVVLVTHALEDLFPEIGRVVLLKDGRVFRDGPPGRVLTEENLSALYGARVRVERENGTWRAF
- a CDS encoding DUF2905 domain-containing protein encodes the protein MDAGRMLVVAGLLLVLVGLGIWLLERSGFRGLPGDLRFESGNLRVYFPIVTCLVLSLILTLALWLWNWFQRR
- a CDS encoding long-chain fatty acid--CoA ligase, translating into MNAETLDAVYREGIRNFPRPDRFLQKTDGAWRAISTAEFDRRVRACAAALAGAGIGPGDRVAILSYNRVEWAVVDWACQLLGAADVPIYTTLPEEPVNYILRDSGARAVFVENAEQAAKVKAGPPVVSFDPAPGVEPFEAFLGRAAGDPPEARVSPEDLATLIYTSGTTGVPKGVMLTHRNLVSNLKAACAPLDLGPGDVALSFLPLSHIFERILDYAYFAHGAQIAYAEHIDRVSDNLLEVRPTVMGAVPRFYEKVYARIREAVAALPPWRRRLFEWARRVGAEEAALRRRGRPVPLGLRLRFALARRLVLRKFAARVGGRMRYFISGGAPLPPDVAEYLFSLGFTILEGYGLTETSPVLTLNRPGDIKLGTVGKPLDGVEIRIAPDGEILARGPNIMKGYHNKPAETAEVLRDGWFATGDIGEFDEEGFLKITDRKKDLLKTAGGKYVAPQPIENRLKLHRAILNAVVVGDRRRFPAALIVPAPGATREEIQEAVDEVNRSLAPFEKIKKFALLDRDFTIEGGEVTPTLKVRRRIVEERHRAVIDALYAEEPPAPPRHGLYS
- a CDS encoding zinc-ribbon domain containing protein; translated protein: MTYVDKQLTCKDCGESFVFSAGQQQHHAQLGLRNEPKRCPVCRQMNRMRNEDRGRRPRPPRALRAAAGAPGNAGPPGVPARSFGPRETFQAVCAQCGRPCDLPFKPRGDRPVYCRSCFRGKR
- a CDS encoding WD40 repeat domain-containing protein; translation: MLAALIAGLLAAPAADASAVERIARLEPDRLRRAASIEGHGAPLGAFALVARARLLATGGADGNVKIWTLAQPRPVAELAGHCGKVVSLSFSPDGRLLASGSVDKSVKIWDIARGLERETLPAFGITHVPVRFSPDGKRLAWRRLRNGVGLRDAAGGSVLLLGGHEGDILSVAWSPDGSRVAVTTNRGELRIWNAATGAELAAARPGHLVMSAAWSPDGKTLLTADTAGRLWVWRAADLSVLTVRTRPDPLGWAEFSPDGRWAAAGDAAGGLSFWDARDGREVRTLSAHEGEIKQVGFSPCGRFVATASEDGALRLWSDR
- the lon gene encoding endopeptidase La; translation: MTQREKIWTLPVLPLRNTVLFPFAVLPLSVGRDRSVAAVETAASKSDNELIVVAQRDGTQDEPRWEDLYRVGTRAVLRKVGRNPQGVLEVLVQGLDRVQIVEELKEERFFRAKVRAFPLPADPTVETEALRREVLDLARKALSFVNAEAAAGVAALFQGATEPARLVYGLASILNLEPAKEQALLEARTFGEALRLLHEYLSREVQILEVRHEIARHAQTEINREQREYLLRQQLKAIREELGEKSPEEAELALLRERLAKAGLPEEVRREVEREFSRLERLPAAAAEYHVLRSYLDFVLDLPWNRRSESRVDLARARQVLDEDHFDLKDVKDRILEHLAVLQLNPGARAPILCFVGPPGVGKTSLGQSIARALGRTFERTSLGGLHDEAELRGHRRTYIGAMPGRILQALRRAGVRNPVLMLDEVDKLGQDFRGDPAAALLEILDPAQNVAFRDNYLDLPFDLSQVFFITTANRTDTIPAPLLDRMEVLRLSGYSEEEKLEIARRYLIARQIREAGLPPERLNLTDEALRYLVSRYTREAGVRQLERTIGRLARKIAREVVEDPSRPSRPLGVPEVRALLGRESVFPEEIRRELPAGVAPGLAWTETGGEVLYVEAVRLPDRKDLLVTGQVGPVMQESARAAWSFVQAQADRLGIDRALFRNAGVHVHVPAGAIPKDGPSAGVTIAAALASLYTGRPCRHDTAMTGEITLTGLVLPVGGVKEKVLAARRAGLRRVLLPRQNQPDLEELPGEVRAEMTFVPVDRIEEVLAEVLAAEPAGGRAEVPIRRGKVA